A window of Synechococcus sp. WH 8109 genomic DNA:
GCTGCCGGAGCATCCGGCAGCCCTGGTCCGTGTGTGAGGGGTGTCTCATTCCCCGAATGAAGTGTGATGGCAGCGGCCTTGTAAAGGATGACCAGGTTCTGGTGAGGGCGTGTCCAGGTGTGACTGGCGTGTTCGCTGCTTCTTCACCCTGGACTGGTTAAGGTCTGCAGGAATGGGGTCATGGCATGGGTGACTACACGACAGCGATCTGGGTCACCATTGGCCTGACGGTCGCCCTAACAGTTCCTGTCGTTTGGCAGTTTCTCCAGCCCAACGACGATGATTTCGGTGATCTCACCCGCAGAAAGTGAGCCAACACGACGCGGTTACCATTCGCTGCTGGCAATTGACGGGTGAAACACCTCGCGAGGACATGGTTCCCGGTATTGACGAACGTGATGTTCGTGAACGGATCAATGTGCTTTTGTCCGACAATTTCGCTGCCTGTCTGGCCATCGTGTTCCCGAGGCGTTGATCGGCCCCGACTCCCCCGAAGGCATTGCTGTGTCCCATCGGGTTGCCGTCATGCACTATCTGCTCGACATCGGGTAGGCGATGAGACCCGTTGCAAAGGTTTCGAGCCATCTCCGTCTTCTTTGATTGAGCTGGTGTCCGGTTCTGGCGAGAACTGGATGGCATGGCAGCAGATCGCCCACGATCGATCTGCACCCTTCAGTCTTTTTGCCCGGCAGCTCCACCCATCAACAGGATGGCAACCGTCCTGTTGATGGGAAGGACTGACTCCAACCCAGCACATGAATCAAAGAACCAATAGAGGGGAGCCAAGCCATCCTGAGTTGATTTGAGGGGCGTCGGAGTGGATGGACACACTCCAGCCAATGACTAAGAGGGTTTATTCCTTTGTCTGTTGCAGGCTTGAATTGCCTATTAGTTCTTGGGGCGGTGGAAGGGGGCTGCGGAAGACTCGAGCTTGGCGTGGGCCTTGTCTGCCTTCTCCAGAATCTTCTGAGCCTCATCGCGGGTCAGGCACTCCTCAGCGGCGAGCTGGAGGGACTCGAGGCGTGAGTGGGCGGTGCTTGTCTTCATCTCTCCATAACCGATTCATAACCTTCTATCGCAGAACGCCTGCAACATCAAGCGTTTCAACTGAAACAGGGGATTTGTCAGAGCTTGGCGTCGGCCAAATGGTTGAGGAGTGCAGTGTCTCAATTGCACTGCCTGCCCCATTGGCCGCTGATCGATTCAGTTGCAGCCAAACACGCCAAAAGTGATCTGGCTGGCGATCCCATGTCCCGTCAGGGCTTCCGTCAGCACGCCCACCACAAAACCGATCATGGCAACACGGCCATTGAGGAGCTCTGCTCGCTCGAAACGCTCACTGCGAATTTGAGCTGCTGCGGCGCTTTGGAACCATTCGTCGTTTGAAGTTGAAGAGGCCATCAGTGAATGATTAGTTGCGAAATGTTAAGGCCTCTGTAACGGTTTGTAAATGGGTGGCGCTTCGGCTCCCTAAGAAGCATCACCAACTGCTGCCAAGCGGTTCGGTCCGTAGCCAGACCGGATGTAGGCGCATTCCATACAGTCATGTCAACATCTCGAAACCGAGCCCACAGTCGCTTCTCCTCCCGTCGAATCGACCAGGAGCTGCAGGGAGCCCAAGACGCCTTGATTGCTTTTGAGGGGTATGGCTCCAACGGGCCGATGTTGCATTCCTCGGCGTTGCAGAGGCCTGCTGGTCGACGCTCAGACGCCTTGGTCGACAGGCTGTTCGCGCCGCTTCATCAACTCTTGGCTGCGTTCAGCCGGCGGAATTGAATTAACGGGTGTAGCGAGGACCACGTTGTTGATTCCTTCGTTGTTGGGATCCAACGGCCAGGTGGTGAAGTTCCTCTGGATTCAATGGACGCACTGCAGAAATGAGTGCGTCATCAGTCCAATAGTCGGGACTGTCGAGAACTCCCAACCGCAATGGGCAGGATGGGCCAGAAATCATGGCTTCTCCTTTAAGGATGTCTTCAGCATGAAGCATCGTAATTCCTAGGGGTTAAAGCCTCCTGCTCTAGATTTAGTGTCTCCCAAAAGCAGTCTCCCCGGCACTAGATGCAGTGCTGCTGTTGCATGGTCTGGCCTCTTCAAGCATGTTCACCAGAGTCTTAAGTGAGTGTTGACATCCACTACATCTGGTGTTTGGTGAGTATTATTTTTTTATTGCATCAAGATTGGTGCAGATCGCCGGGTGATGGGGATTGCCTTGGCTATTGAGCCGCTCTAGGGATGGAGCGGTTTTTTTTTCTGCACCGTACGATTTATACCCTTGGTGACCCGTGGATCAAGTCCGCTGAGGCTGGATCAGGTCAGCTGTGCGTCTGCACCTGTGACCCTTACTTGGAGAGTTTCAAGGCGGAGGCCGGGCGAATTGAGCAGTTGTTTAATGGGTAGTTTGTGGTTGTTCGTGGCCAAGAAGGATGTAGGCTCTCAAGAAGTTAAGAACAGCAGCTAGATAGAGGAAAAATTCTGCCCACTCCTGATCGATATTGATAACAAGTTCTGTTCCCGACTCTTTCGCCACAAAGTAAGACAGAAATGCCGCACAGAAGAAGAGGGGCCAGAAGTATCGCGGTAATTAAAGTTGCTGTTGGGAATCGGACTTCCATCCAGGATCGTTGTGCGCATCAATCGGATTGAAGGTCGCCACAGCACCAACACCAAAAGCAAGACCGAAACCAGGAAAAGATTGAGGTCGAGCTAATTCTGGAAGAACTCAAGGTTGTGGAGAGTTATCTGGTTTTGGGCGTTGACTGCAGCGATTTTCTCAGGTGTTGTCCAGCCGAACAGGATTTGCCCCCAGGCAATCTCTTCCAGGCCAACCAACAGCATGACGAAAGCAATTCGCGTAAACCACTGAATGCAGGCGCATGGACAAGCGCTTCAGGAAATCTTTGGAGAAGAGCCACCCTATCCACGCGGATATAAAAAGAATCAAAGCTTGTGAATACTCCAGAATTCCTCTTTCGCCAAGCAGGCGTTTGTAGCGATAAATGTCCTGAACAGCAAGTTTTAGTAAAGCAATGCAGCCGATGACGAATGATGTAAGGGTGAGCATGAGAAAGGCGCGTCGTGCGCGTGCTGAAGGATTATTTTCTGACAGCAGTTTTGTTATGAATGTTGAGTTTCGAAAAAATCGTCCTGCCGCGACCAAGATCAAGCCAGCTCTATCACGTTGCAACTCAGGCCAAGGGGAAGCATCAAGCCAAAAAGTGCTGGTGAATTAATAAAGAGAGACCCCGTGAACAGCTATTCCAAACCACACGAGGGCCTGGCGGCAGATCCGCTGCACCGTTTTTTTCTCTGGTCAAGCTCTCGGATCGCCTCTTTTCTGGGGACGGATCAGCCTCGAAGCCGTGCGTTACGGAGCGCTTCACGAAGCAGCCTTCTCCTTAGGAAGAGGTTATGAAGCGATCTCGTGGATTTGTGCTGGGGGAATCAGGATTCTTATCCGGTCACGCGGGCATCTCGGAATAACGCAGTGGTCGAACCAGTGAGATCGATCTTGGGGGGATGGGACCTCAACCAGCCAATCTGGCTTGCCGAATCGATTCAAAATCGATACCCATCACTTTGGTTAGAACGAGGTATCCGCTCCAAGCGACAACGTTGAGGCCAAGAGCCCAGAGATAGAGCGTGCGTCTGGCTTGGGTTAAGTCTTCGCTCATCGGTTATTTCCGGTTCAATAGGCACCAGGCACCATAGAGGGCAAGGCCGAGCAGGATCGAGGGAAAGATTGCGCGCAGCAGTGTTAATCCAATCAGGACTACCACAAGTGTGATCGCAGATCGCTTCACCATGGCTTTGTTGCTGTCAGTCATGTACTGCCAGCGTGGAATCAAGGCCATCACAACAAAGATGCTGAACAGCGTTCTAGGGGACTTGGACTCAAATTGCCAACCTTCATCTCAGGCTGGTCAGTCCGCCATTGAATGCCTTGGTTAGATGCCTGTTAAGCCGCTGGCTTTGGTTTTGATGAACCAGCTTGTGACTTCAGCAATCGTATTCGAGATGAGATTTCTGCTCACGCTTGCCAGAATTGGCTTCTTTCATCTGTGATTCGTCATAAGCCCAGTCGCTGTAAATCCTTGATTCTGAAAAGCTCTTTTTAAGACGAAGTGAGGTGATGCGTTGGCCAAGTAGTTCGAACGACCACTTTGCTGCTGAAAGAACCTTGCCCATGACACCTCTTTGCAATGCTACCCATGTGATAGCCCATGGATATCAATTGAACATTGGTGCATATGCTTATTGAGGCTCCGTTTGATTCAAGCCTCCTCGACTGAATCATTGGCGTTTTGTTTGATTGCCTGTTGGCGTCGTCTTGATTCACAGTTCCGGCACTCCTGTTGATCCAAACCAAAGAAATTCAGAGGCTTGATTTCACCGCAGCTGATGCACTGACGCCCCTCTGCTGGGGGGGCTTCAAAGGCCATGGTGGTCACTCCTTGGTTTTGTCGGCGTTGGCTTGATCCGTTCTGACAACGCCTGGGGAGACCGTAGACGCCTCTGTTTATGGCACTGGGGGCAGTCCCCTCTCAGGCTCGAGTGCATGTGACCACAGTGCGCACAACAAATCAGTGCCATGGCTGTTGTTGCTGATGCACCAAGCTGATTGTTCAGATCGCATCAGGCATCGGTGTTTGTCCCTAGTCCGATCCCAAAGGTTGGCGGTGATCAGGACTGATCAAAGATCTTTTGCAGGGCAGTTCGCTCGTTTTGAAGCGAATTTGCCCGCATGGGTTTGCCCAGCGGCCTTGGCTGCCGGGGTCGATTCAAAAAGACCTTGCTGAGCCACCAGAGCTGGAGCCCTACAAACGCCAGGGCGAGTAGTGCCAGTTCAGTTGCCCCCTGCATCAGTAGTGCTTGCCGCGATTGTCTATCGCATCTGTTTTAAAGCACTCCAACTCTTCGGGTGTATGCAACGGGGGTTTCTCCCGTTTGCCAGCCCATCGCCGAAGCAGTTGCAGCAATCGTTTCATCCTTCAATGTTGGCTCATCAAAGCCTTGAGCCATAAGGCTATGGCAATCCCGATTTCATTTGGCATCAAATTGGTTGATGCAATTGCCTCTAAGCTTGTCCGAACCAGAACAGTTTGTTAATCGTGACCTTTAAAGAGCTTGTGGCTAGTTTTAATCAACAAGGAACGACCTGGGTAGAGCTTTGTCTTGAAATCAGGTGTGAGAGCTGTTTTGCCTCGGTTTTTGATGAAGTGAACGAGCAAATGGGATCGTCAAGTGACGTACTTGCTCGGCTTGCCGATGAATTTCCCAATCACTACAAGAGTTATGCCAAGGAAAGGGGCCTGGTTCAGCCTTAACCAAGAGGTGTGAGAGAGGCAGTAGGTCGTGACACCACCCACCAAATCAAGCAACCACGCCCGAAGAGGTCTCCCTCTCACCTTCAAACCCTAGTTGTGGCTCGGGCCTCCGTCAGCCCCGGGTTCACCGAGAGGCTGCCAAGTTCGCTTTCGCTGCTTTCAGGGCTTCCTCGCAAGCAGCTCGGTCTTCGCTGTCGATATCACCCTGACTGCCGTTCAAGCGTGCTTCCAGGAAGGCGATCTCATCAATCCAGTAGGCCCTGTCTTTGCCTTGTTGATCAGTCATGGGTTCGGAAATGATCCAGTCCATCGCACCTTTCATAGAGGAACGCGGCCCTTGCAGGTGGCCACCCTTGTTCTGTTTGGTCATGGCTTCGGGCTTTTTCGCTGAGAGGACGCAGACTGGGTGAATCTGAACGTGGAGTGCATCGCCATCGACGAGACGTCTTCAGTTACCCCCATGACCGCTCTGATCATCGATGCCGATGGGCATCTGACTTACATGGGTGAAGACGGATGTCGCCGGCAAATTGTGGGTGATCCAGAGCTCTTGGCGCGTCTGCAACAGCTGCAGGGGAAGGACTGCGCTGATGTCGATGGCAATGGCGATTGGCAGCTGTAGCTGGTCTCGCCAGATCTCCCAAGTTCAGTCCAAGGCTTCATTTGTCTTCGGGGCTGAATGAGTCTTTTGACCGATGGGCTGTTGTGCTTGATGTCCCTATGACGAGCAAAGCCATCTTGAAGTCATGGACACAATGTTTTTCGTTAGTGTGATCGCGGGCCTTCTGATCCTGCTGATTTTTGGTCTTGTTTCAGCTAAAGCCAAGATCAAGGCTGGCCGTAAAGAGATCATCTGAGCCACCAACGGCGCGGGTTTCATTACTGGCATGAGCCAGAAAAAACCTGGAGAGTGACGGCACCAGGGATGATTTCGTCACGAAGATGAAATCTCTGTAGATCAGTTCTGGACCTTTCCTTGGTGGTCGTCAGAGCTGGCAGTGATCTTTCGACTTGATCAATCTCCTCTTTTTGGCGTGTGCCAACGCCCTTGGATGGGGACAAAAGGGTGGTAGTTCAGAGCCCTAAACCCAATCATCTGAATACTTTGTCTTGGTTGCGCTCAGCTCGCGTATGTCTTTTGTGAGGTGCTGTGCTGCCCACATGCCTCTGACGACCTGGCAGACACCTTCTTGGTCGCAAACCCTGTAGTACTCGAAGCCCTCTGGAGCGGTGGTGAGTCTGGTATTGGTTCCTTTCATGTTCTTGATCGCTGCTCATCCAACAGATAGGCAGCAAAATGAGTCCCGACTAGGCAAATCGAGACAAAGGGTTCCAATGGTTACAAATCCTTGGATGGCTTAACAGGCGGAATTTCAATTCAGACCCTTGGAGAGATGTGGGTGACCAGGTCAGCGTTGATCCAGTTGATAACGCCGATGTCCACGCGACCATCTCCGATCACTGGTCGTCGGTCGCACGTTTGGCATCCGCCGCATCACCACTGATCGATACGGTCGCACCGTTGCCGAGTTGTTCGTCGATGGCTCGAACGTCCAGCAGCAGCTGGTCTCCACCGGCCATGCCGACATTTACCGGAAGTACGCACATCATGCGCCTGGAGTCGCTGATGGATCAGTCATCTCTCATCGCAGCTTTGAACCGTGCTGCACGCGATGGCAACGCTGCAGAAACTCGTCGCCTTCAGGCCCTATGCGGCCCCGTTCCCGCTCAGGCGGCATACAAGTCCGCCCAACAAGAAATTGATGAGCTGCTGGGAGAAGAGTTATCCCTCGAAGCCCTACGGGCTCAGTTCCCCTGCTGCAGCGATAAGCCCTGGAGGATTGGCAGCTGATCCACCGCGCCTAGAAATTAAGAAATAAGTTGAATAGGTTGCTATTAGTAGAGGCGTCTCTAGAGATAGAAATTAATTCAAGAGCTGCCTACATGTCTTCTCTATCAATTGTTATTAACCGTCTCTGCTTCAGATCTCTTTGGAAGTTGAACTGCATTGTCGTCTCGGTTGGCATGATGCTTATAGGCTTTGTTGTGGGGAGTTACGCATGGATCTCAGGTGCTGATATCGTCTCTATCAATGATCAATATGTGCATGGATTCACTGCTTTTATAACTGCGATTGGTCTTGCATTCTTTCTCAGTTTTTTCTTTGGAACGTTTTGGACAATTGCTCAATGGATTGGATTTGTCATTTATTCGCGCTTTAGACCCATTCGATTGCGTTACTATGAGGTAAATTAATCTCAGAGAGGTATATAGAGTCTCATGAAGATTCTATTCGCATAGCGTAAGAGGAGTTAACTGTGAATAACCCAACCAAAGCTTTTAGACGAATAGGGTTAAGGCTATGCAAAAACCTTCCGAAAAAAGCAGGGGTGCAGCTCTTCTCGACGACCTCAAGTTCACAAAGTCTTGCGACCAGGCTGTGATTTGGCCACTTGGGGTTGATGACTAGGTGCAACTCGCAGGCTCAACCCGCTTCAGGAGCCCAACCCACTTCCTTCTGACAGGTGGGTGCCCAGAGATTGCAGCGCTTCTTGAGGTGCTGAACCTGTTG
This region includes:
- a CDS encoding chlorophyll a/b-binding protein, producing MASSTSNDEWFQSAAAAQIRSERFERAELLNGRVAMIGFVVGVLTEALTGHGIASQITFGVFGCN